A DNA window from Malus domestica chromosome 12, GDT2T_hap1 contains the following coding sequences:
- the LOC103448318 gene encoding probable LRR receptor-like serine/threonine-protein kinase At3g47570, whose translation MEHARTTGGRLSLVKLFHGIILLCMSMHLGSAALSSTSLGNETDRMALLNFKKSITQDPLHVMSSWNESVHFCGWVGVACNHYTKRVLMLNLQDQKLTGSLPPSIGNLSYLARINLGSNSFRGEIPEEIGHLQSLHFLNLSHNSFSGKMPTNLSQCTQLKTIEFRYNELIGSIPNQLSSLLKLNHMGFDHNNLTGNIPIWIGNFSSLHHFDLSFNNLQGSIPKELGRLTRLRRFTLQGGNISGIIPASIYNITSISMFGVVQNQLHGELPPNVGITLPNLQIFAGGDNKFTGNIPVSLSNASRLQVFSFPKNGLTGTLPAENFGSLQSLVKLNLGENRLGSGKAGDLNFLKFLANCTSLESLILAENQFGGELPVSISNLSTTLRSFTLGVNLIHGNIPLGIGNLVNLTTIQMQYNYFSGSLPEEIGRLKKLKGIFLGGNNLSGPIPSSLGNLTSLLKLHLEFNRFAGNIPPSLGDCHNLLQLDFDGNSLTGTIPREIFGLSSLSIFLRMSDNYLIGSLPSEVGLLVNLVELDVSGNNLSAEIPPTLSSCIMLVSLYLGGNEFQGIIPQSLKSLRSLEEMDLSRNNLFGQIPEFLSKFRFLRHLNLSYNNFEGKMPEEGIFSNATGLSILGNPKLCGGSSKLHLPACPNIKPHSSRGLLARKVVIPVACALAFIIAMSCSIVACSMLKKRRGIPTTSRSYKDWKSGVSYSELFESTNGFSRENLIGSGSFGSVYKGIAPGNGTLVAVKVLNLQQQGASKSFMNECKALRRITHRNLLKVITSCSSIDNQGQDFKSLVFEYMVNGSLDMWLHPRDDEQSQSKRLSLIQRLNIAIDVALALDYLHHRCETSIVHCDMKPSNVLLDEDMVAHVGDFGLARFLLAESDDPSQSQTMSTGLRGSIGYIPPEYGMGGQVSIFGDIYSFGILLLEIFTGRKPTDDMFNDGLSIRQFATMAMPDHAIDIVDPSLLIECGDVDGSQLEARRLEECSVTVIQIGLSCSAISPPKRMLMDVVVNKLKKIRESYLNLRGRG comes from the exons ATGGAGCATGCACGTACTACTGGAGGCAGGCTGAGTTTGGTTAAACTCTTTCATGGCATCATTCTTTTATGCATGAGCATGCATCTGGGATCTGCGGCACTCTCCAGCACTAGTCTTGGAAATGAAACTGATCGCATGGCACTACTCAACTTCAAGAAAAGCATCACTCAAGATCCCCTCCATGTCATGAGCTCATGGAATGAATCCGTCCATTTCTGCGGTTGGGTAGGCGTTGCGTGCAACCATTACACTAAAAGAGTCCTCATGTTGAACCTGCAAGATCAGAAATTGACAGGCTCTTTACCTCCTTCTATAGGAAATCTTTCCTATCTTGCTAGAATCAACCTAGGAAGCAACAGCTTTCGTGGTGAAATTCCTGAAGAAATTGGTCATCTGCAAAGCCTGCACTTTCTCAACttgtctcacaattccttcaGTGGGAAAATGCCAACCAATTTATCCCAGTGTACACAACTAAAGACGATTGAGTTTCGTTACAATGAGCTTATTGGGTCAATTCCAAACCAACTCAGTTCCTTGTTGAAATTAAATCATATGGGGTTCGATCATAACAATCTCACCGGAAACATTCCGATTTGGATAGGGAACTTTTCTTCTCTGCATCACTTTGATCTTAGCTTTAACAACTTGCAAGGAAGCATACCCAAAGAGCTCGGGCGGCTAACAAGACTGCGAAGATTCACACTTCAAGGAGGCAATATCTCTGGTATAATCCCTGCTTCAATCTATAATATTACTTCCATATCAATGTTTGGTGTTGTTCAAAACCAACTGCATGGAGAGCTACCGCCAAATGTTGGCATTACTCTTCCTAATCTCCAAATATTTGCCGGTGGTGACAACAAATTCACAGGAAATATTCCTGTATCATTGTCAAATGCTTCTAGACTACAAGTTTTTTCCTTTCCTAAAAATGGTCTTACTGGAACACTCCCTGCTGAAAATTTTGGATCCTTACAAAGCTTAGTTAAGCTAAACCTTGGTGAAAATAGACTGGGAAGTGGGAAAGCTGGCGACcttaactttctcaaattcttggCTAATTGTACAAGTCTTGAGTCGTTAATTCTTGCGGAAAATCAATTTGGAGGAGAATTGCCTGTGTCCATTTCCAATCTTTCTACCACATTAAGATCTTTTACTCTGGGGGTAAATTTGATACATGGAAACATCCCTTTGGGTATTGGAAATCTTGTAAACTTGACCACCATCCAAATGCAGTATAACTATTTCAGTGGTAGTCTCCCTGAAGAAATTGGGAGGCTTAAGAAGTTGAAAGGAATATTTTTGGGCGGCAACAATCTTTCTGGGCCAATCCCGTCGTCCCTAGGTAACTTGACTTCATTGTTAAAGCTCCATCTAGAATTCAATAGATTTGCGGGAAATATACCACCAAGTCTAGGAGATTGCCATAATCTACTACAGCTCGACTTTGATGGTAACAGTCTAACAGGCACCATACCTAGAGAGATTTTTGGGCTTTCAtccctttcaatttttttgagaATGTCTGACAATTATTTGATTGGTTCACTACCGTCTGAAGTTGGTCTTTTGGTAAATCTAGTAGAGCTAGATGTATCAGGAAACAATTTATCAGCTGAAATTCCCCCAACCCTTAGCAGTTGTATTATGCTGGTGAGTTTGTATTTGGGAGGTAATGAGTTTCAAGGAATAATTCCTCAATCTCTTAAAAGTTTAAGAAGCCTGGAAGAGATGGATCTTTCGCGCAATAACTTATTCGGGCAGATTCCTGAATTTCTAAGCAAGTTTAGATTTCTTAGGCATCTCAACCTTTCATATAACAATTTCGAGGGTAAAATGCCTGAAGAAGGAATTTTTTCAAATGCAACTGGTCTCTCAATTCTTGGAAATCCTAAGCTCTGTGGTGGCAGCTCGAAATTACATTTACCTGCTTGCCCCAACATAAAGCCTCATTCATCTCGAGGACTACTTGCCCGAAAAGTAGTCATCCCAGTAGCTTGTGCACTTGCCTTCATAATTGCTATGTCTTGCTCCATTGTTGCTTGCTCAATGCTTAAAAAGCGAAGAGGTATACCTACAACTTCACGTTCTTATAAGGATTGGAAATCAGGAGTCTCTTACTCAGAACTTTTTGAATCAACTAACGGGTTCTCTAGGGAAAATCTTATTGGTTCAGGAAGTTTTGGTTCGGTGTACAAAGGAATAGCCCCCGGTAATGGAACTCTAGTTGCAGTAAAGGTATTAAACCTTCAACAACAAGGAGCATCCAAGAGTTTTATGAATGAATGCAAAGCTTTGAGAAGAATAACACACCGTAATCTTCTCAAGGTCATAACTTCATGCTCAAGCATTGACAATCAGGGTCAAGATTTCAAAAGTCTAGTTTTTGAGTACATGGTGAATGGAAGCCTAGATATGTGGTTGCATCCGAGAGATGATGAGCAATCTCAAAGCAAGAGATTGAGCCTTATCCAAAGACTCAATATTGCAATTGATGTTGCTTTAGCATTGGATTATCTCCACCACCGTTGCGAAACTTCAATTGTTCATTGTGATATGAAGCCAAGTAATGTTCTTCTTGACGAAGATATGGTAGCTCACGTTGGTGACTTTGGTTTAGCAAGGTTCCTCTTGGCAGAGTCTGATGATCCATCTCAAAGTCAAACTATGTCAACCGGGTTAAGGGGTTCGATAGGTTACATTCCTCCAG AGTATGGCATGGGAGGTCAAGTTTCCATCTTTGGAGATATTTATAGCTTTGGAATATTGTTGCTAGAAATAtttacaggaagaaaacctaCAGATGACATGTTCAATGATGGTCTAAGCATTCGCCAGTTCGCTACCATGGCGATGCCTGACCATGCCATTGACATAGTTGACCCTTCATTGCTCATTGAATGTGGAGATGTAGATGGCAGCCAACTTGAAGCAAGAAGGTTGGAGGAATGCTCAGTTACAGTGATTCAAATCGGACTCTCATGCTCTGCAATATCACCGCCGAAGCggatgcttatggatgttgttgtcaacaaattgaagaaaattagagAATCATATCTCAATTTAAGAGGTAGAGGCTAG
- the LOC139189860 gene encoding uncharacterized protein, protein MVSDIISITIQTGSNEEPIYLLGCIESSSKLCLIRKELGAQLPVFYTSKAFIDVKTRYPKIKKLILALVVASRKLRPYFQGHLVIVMTRIPTLHGDKSLGIGILHSKIHPKPKRCNHTARKRLGSSRALLAVPAPPHGDFWPLQIDGSSNHQGFEAGLVLTTPNGSMLKQAITLSFKASNNEAEYEVLLAGFRLANDLVVKKLAICSDSQLITNETSGEFATKHPKMARYLKKVREQLATFQAYTLTQVPQTKNAHADALASLGFALDYQLRRSILVEYLEKPKIDEEPAVKMVQINIILSWQDPIINYLVNGTFPADRLKSRKLQMKAACYYIWNGMLVRRFFSRPHLRYQSPPDDLRLLAQSMKASVGIILETAHWRKKTLNASYYWSTMHQDAKDYVQKCDSCQCFKPVPSLPTNELHPQMSP, encoded by the exons ATGGTATCTGACATTATCTCCATTACTATCCAAACCGGAAGCAACGAAGAGCCTATATATCTACTTGGCTGTATCGAAAGTAGTAGTAAGCTCTGCCTCATACGAAAAGAACTAGGGGCCCAACTGCCTGTATTCTACACATCTAAAGCTTTCATCGATGTGAAAACCAGATACCCGAAGATTAAAAAACTAATTTTGGCACTAGTTGTTGCATCTCGGAAGCTCAGACCCTACTTTCAAGGGCATTTGGTCATCGTCATGACCCG CATACCAACCCTGCACGGCGATAAAAGCCTAGGCATTGGTATACTTCATAGCAAAATTCACCCCAAGCCTAAAAGATGCAATCACACAGCCCGAAAGCGCCTCGGAAGTAGCCGAGCACTCCTAGCCGTACCTGCCCCACCTCATGGAGACTTTTGGCCTTTGCAAATTGATGGATCATCCAACCATCAAGGATTTGAGGCAGGCCTAGTTCTCACTACCCCAAACGGCTCGATGCTcaagcaggcgatcactctaagtTTCAAAGCATCAAACAATGAAGCAGAGTATGAAGTCCTACTAGCAGGTTTTCGACTGGCAAACGACCTAGTGGTGAAGAAGCTCGCAATCTGTtccgattcccagctaatcactaaCGAAACTTCAGGGGAGTTCGCAACAAAGCACCCAAAGATGGCCCGATACCTCAAGAAGGTACGTGAGCAGCTAGCAACGTTCCAGGCATACACACTTACTCAGGTCCCACAAACAAAAAATGCCCACGCAGATGCACTAGCAAGCCTAGGCTTTGCATTAGACTATCAACTCAGGCGCTCAATTCTAGTCGAGTACTTGGAAAAGCCAAAAATAGATGAAGAACCAGCAGTCAAGATGGTGCAGATCAACATAATCCTGAGTTGGCAAGATCCCATCATCAACTACCTAGTCAATGGAACATTCCCCGCAGACAGACTGAAGTCCAGGAAACTCCAAATGAAGGCAGCATGCTACTACATATGGAATGGCATGCTCGTTCGAAGATTTTTCTCAAGGCCACATCTCCGCTACCAATCGCCTCCCGACGACTTGAGATTATTAGCTCAATCCATGAAGGCGTCTGTGGGAATCATTCTGGAAACTGCTCATTGGCGTAAAAAAACTCTTAACGCTAGCTATTATTGGTCGACCATGCATCAAGACGCCAAAGATTATGTACAAAAATGTGACAGCTGCCAGTGTTTCAAGCCCGTGCCCTCACTACCTACCAATGAACTCCACCCACAGATGAGCCCATGA